DNA from Algisphaera agarilytica:
CATCGCGGTCCTCTCCGCGATGATGCTGCCGTCGCTCATGGGCTCGCGTGACAAGGCGACGCTGCGTTCGGAGACCCAGCGGCTCTACGACACCGCGCGGTATGTGCAGCGCATGGCGGTGGTGAAGCAGCGCACGCTCCGGCTGGTGATGTTGCCCGAAGACCCCGAGCACGACGGCCGATCGAGCTACCACCTCGAACTCGCCACGACCGACCTCGACGAGCCGGAGACCTACAGCCGTGTCGAGGGCGGGGCGGTGAAGCCCGTGGTGTTGCCCGAAGGCGTGAAGCTGCTGGATGTGCTGCGCGACGTCGGTGAGTTTGAAGTGTTCACCGGCGAGATTGCGCTGAGCTTCTACGCCGACGGCTCGGCGGACGGGGCGGTGATCCACATCGGCGACGAGCAGTCGGTGCGGTCCATCATCATTGAGCCGATGACCGGGCGTATCGAATCGGTCCCCGAACGCGTCGAAACCATGCCCAGCCTGCGGGAGGACCTCGATGCGTA
Protein-coding regions in this window:
- a CDS encoding pilus assembly FimT family protein; its protein translation is MHRRAFTLIEIMVAVAIIAVLSAMMLPSLMGSRDKATLRSETQRLYDTARYVQRMAVVKQRTLRLVMLPEDPEHDGRSSYHLELATTDLDEPETYSRVEGGAVKPVVLPEGVKLLDVLRDVGEFEVFTGEIALSFYADGSADGAVIHIGDEQSVRSIIIEPMTGRIESVPERVETMPSLREDLDA